In the Campylobacter suis genome, GTGTTTTAGAACAAGATATAACGGTTGAAAACCCACAAAAGACATTTAAAATCGTCAAAAAACATAAAGATGACTACGATAATGAGTGGGATGAGGTCACGCTAAAAGGCTTTGTAAAAAAAGAGGCGTTAGTGGGCGATATAGGTATCATTCACACGGCTGGTGAAAATTTGTTTAAAGAGCGCTGTGGTGGCTGTCATGCACTTCACGGATATGATGAGTTTAGTGCAAATGTCTGGCCAAGCGTGGTTGAGTCTATGATAGGCAACTCAGCCCTTACAGGCGAAGAGGTGCAGACGCTAAATCGCTTCTTGCAAAGCAAGGCGCCTGCTGAGTAAAATAGGGGCTTAAAGCCCCTTGCCTTTGTTTAAAACTAAATTTAACTTACTTTTTATACCTTTTTTAATATAATCAAAGCATAAAATTTATGGAGCAACCTATGATAAGAATCGGCATTCACGGCGCTAGTGGCAAGATGGGACAAGAGATAGCAAGGTGCCTAAATGGCAATGAAAAAGCTAAACTAAATGTGGTTTATTCAGTCGATGAGATCACTCATCATCTTGATAAAAGCGTTCTTATAGCAAATAGCCTTGATGAGCTTTTTGCAAATAGCGATGTTGTGATTGACTTTACGATAAAACAAGGTGCAATAAATTTGATAAACTATGCCCGCACCAATCCAAAACCACTAGTTATTGGAACAACTGGACTTGGCGAAGAAGGTGACGCACTTATAAATACAGCAAGTAACGCTATGCCAATACTCTGGGCTTCAAATATGAGCCTTGGAGTTGCTATACTAAACCACCTAGTTTTTACCGCATCCAAAGCACTTCGTGAATTTGATATAGAGATAGTTGAAATGCATCATAAACATAAAAAAGACGCACCAAGTGGCACCGCCCTAACCCTTGCAAATTCAGCGGCAAATGCAAGAGAACTAGAACTAAAAGATGTTATGATAACTGGCAGAGAGGGCATGAGTGGAGAGCGTGAAAAAGATAGTATCGCGGTTATGGCACTTCGTGGTGGCGATATCGTTGGCAGGCATACGGTTGGGTTTTATAACGACGGGGAGTTTGTCGAGCTAAACCACACTGCAACAAGTCGTGCAACCTTTGCAAAAGGAGCTATAAAAGCGGCGATTTGGCTAGTAAATCAACCAAATGCAAGATACACTATAAACGACTGCTTGGGACTTTGAGTAAAATTGATAAATTTTATAAAATTATGGGCTTAAATGCCATCAAGCTTTCATAATTTTAGGCAAAAAAGAGTGTTATTTGGGCGATAAGACAGAGCCTAAGGCGTTTAATATTTTATAAATTTAAAACTAAAAGGGGTAAAAATGTGTGCGATAGTGGGCGTTATAAACTCACCAAGTGCTGCAAAGACTGCGTATTATGCGTTATTTGCTATGCAGCATAGGGGGCAAGAGGCAAGTGGCATAAGTGTTTGTGATAACGCAGAGATAACAACATTTAAAGGAAATGGGCTTGTTACCGATGTCTTTTCAGCAAAAATCATAAATGAACTAAAAGGCGATATGGCAATCGGACATAATCGCTACGCAACTGCTGGCAAAAGCTCTAGCGGAGACGCTCAGCCAATAGCCGCAAACTACTCGCTAGGGCAAATTTCAGTCGTTCATAACGGAAATTTAGTCAATAAAGATGAAGTTAGAAATGATCTGATCCGTGATGGTGCGATATTTCAAACAAACATGGATACAGAAAATATCGTACATCTCATCGCAAAAAACCACAGCCCACATTTAAAAGAGCGTATCATATCAGCCCTAGAAAAGATAAAAGGTGCATACTGCCTGCTTTTTCAATCCAGACACAAAGTCTTTGCTGTTAGGGATCGCTACGGGGTTAGACCTCTATCTTTAGGGCGTTTAAAAGATGGTGGATATATCATAGCCAGCGAAACTTGTGCGTTTGATCTTGTCGAGGCTGAGTTTATTAGAGATGTCAAACCTGGTGAGATGATAATATTTGAGCACGGAAAGAGTGAGTTTGAAAGCATAGAGCTCTTTAAGCCAGAGTCTAGAATTTGCGCGTTTGAATACATCTATTTCGCTCGTCCAGATAGTGTTATAGAAGGTAAATCAGTCTATGAAGCTCGCAAAAAAATGGGCGAAACGCTTGCTAAAAAAAGCAAGGTTAAGGCTGACTTTGTCATACCTGTACCAGATAGTGGGGTGCCAGCCGCACTTGGGTATGCAAATGCAAGCAGTATACCATTTGAGCTGGCTATCGTGCGTAACCACTATGTTGGCAGGACATTTATCGAGCCAACACAAGAGATTAGAAATTTAAAAGTTAAGCTAAAACTAAATCCAATGAGCTCGGTACTAAAAGATAAAAGCGTTGTGGTTATAGACGACAGCATAGTTCGCGGGACAACATCAAAAAAGATAGTCGAGTTACTTCGTCATGCTGGAGTGCGCGAGATACACTTTAGAGTGGCTTGCCCTGAGTTAAAATTCCCTGAGCGATACGGCATTGATACGCCAAGCTTTGAAGAGCTTATAAGTGCAAACAAAAGCGTTGAACAAGTGCGAGAGTATATCGGTGCTGATAGTCTTGAGTTTTTAGATATTGATGAGCTAAAAAGCAGTCTTGGTAATGAGCGAAAGTACTCACTGGTAAGTTTTGATGGGGATTATTTTATAAAATGAAGCTTTTTAGGCTAGTTTTTCTTGCGGCTTTTACACTACTTTTTGCTAGCTGTACCGCAAAAAAAGAGATTAGCGCTACAACCACAAAAGCTGTTTTGTATGAGTATTATGAAAATGACTTAAGCCTTCAAAAGATGGGGTTTTATGCAAAATTTAACGATAAAAATGCAAGCGATATGGCAAATATCACTCATCTGAAAACTTTAACTGGTAAAGAAAATTTTATCATACAAAAAATAGGCGAAATCGGCTTAGTGCTACTAAATTTAGATACAAATCAAACCATAAATTTAGACCAAAAAGTCAAGCTTCAAAATTCAAAAGGCATAAAAATTTATGAAGTAAAACCAGGTTTTATACAAAGCATGGTCTTTGTAGCAAGTGATGGGATTTGTACCACTTGGAGCAAAGAAAAGCCCCTTTTTGCAAGGACTGTAAGCAACTACTATCCATTTTTAAATCAAAATTTACGCACACCATTTGCAAGCAAGATAGAACTCATCTTGCAAAAAAATAAAGGTGCACTTGTGGGCGATTTTGCCATTATAAATAGGCTTTTTAGTGACG is a window encoding:
- the dapB gene encoding 4-hydroxy-tetrahydrodipicolinate reductase, with product MIRIGIHGASGKMGQEIARCLNGNEKAKLNVVYSVDEITHHLDKSVLIANSLDELFANSDVVIDFTIKQGAINLINYARTNPKPLVIGTTGLGEEGDALINTASNAMPILWASNMSLGVAILNHLVFTASKALREFDIEIVEMHHKHKKDAPSGTALTLANSAANARELELKDVMITGREGMSGEREKDSIAVMALRGGDIVGRHTVGFYNDGEFVELNHTATSRATFAKGAIKAAIWLVNQPNARYTINDCLGL
- the purF gene encoding amidophosphoribosyltransferase gives rise to the protein MCAIVGVINSPSAAKTAYYALFAMQHRGQEASGISVCDNAEITTFKGNGLVTDVFSAKIINELKGDMAIGHNRYATAGKSSSGDAQPIAANYSLGQISVVHNGNLVNKDEVRNDLIRDGAIFQTNMDTENIVHLIAKNHSPHLKERIISALEKIKGAYCLLFQSRHKVFAVRDRYGVRPLSLGRLKDGGYIIASETCAFDLVEAEFIRDVKPGEMIIFEHGKSEFESIELFKPESRICAFEYIYFARPDSVIEGKSVYEARKKMGETLAKKSKVKADFVIPVPDSGVPAALGYANASSIPFELAIVRNHYVGRTFIEPTQEIRNLKVKLKLNPMSSVLKDKSVVVIDDSIVRGTTSKKIVELLRHAGVREIHFRVACPELKFPERYGIDTPSFEELISANKSVEQVREYIGADSLEFLDIDELKSSLGNERKYSLVSFDGDYFIK